The genomic segment ATACCGGCGTCAACGCCCAGTGAGTTATCCACAGATCGTCGTTCTTTTTCCCCACTGTGGAAAACACCTGTGGATAACTCCGTGGACAGCTCTGGGGAGGGCTACCTCCACTGAGCCGAGACCACTACTTCCACTGGGTCGAGACGCCGAATCCGGCGGCGATGAAGCCGAAGCCGACGACGATGTTCCAGTTACCGAGCGAGTCGATCGGCAACGAACCGTCGGTCACATAGAAGACGACGATCCATGCCAGCCCGATGAGGAACATGGCCAGCATGACCGGAGCCACCCAGCCGCGGCTGTTCAGCTTGATGTTCGTGGCCTGCTTGGACGGCGGCGGCGTGTAGTCGGCCTTCTTGCGGATACGTGACTTCGGCACGAGGGTCTCTCCTGTCGATGCGCTGCGTGGCCGCGCAGGGAAGTGTGGCGGGCTCCGGGGCAGCGTACAAGGGGACACTGAATGCTCCCCCGGGCGTCCGTTAGCGTAGTGCTTCCGTGGCGCCTAAGGAGATAAGGGTACGTTGAGCAATTCAGCCGACTCCCCCGAGGCCGGTTCCGGCACCTCCCCGGAAGCCGGGTCCGGCGACTCCTCCGGGACGGGCTCCGACCCCACCGCCCGAAACGGCGACACCTCCTCCCGAGGCGGTGTCCGCCCCATGCGGGTGCTCACCGTCGGGGTCTTCGCCCTCGCCGGGCTGATCTTCTTCACCAGCTTCGACACGGCCAAGGGCACCAACATCCGTACGGACGCCTCGCTGCTGAAGCTCTCCGACCT from the Streptomyces sp. NBC_00310 genome contains:
- the crgA gene encoding cell division protein CrgA, with protein sequence MPKSRIRKKADYTPPPSKQATNIKLNSRGWVAPVMLAMFLIGLAWIVVFYVTDGSLPIDSLGNWNIVVGFGFIAAGFGVSTQWK